In the genome of Streptomyces sp. P3, the window TGCCCCGACGGTCACGTCGTCCGCCACCGCGTCGATGCCCCGCAGGACGTCCGTGCCGAGCCCGGCGATGGTCGTCTCCCGGACGGGGTCGGTGATCCTGCCGTTCTCGATCAGCCATCCGTTGGTCACGCGGAACGTGAACTCGCCCGTGGCCTCGACGACTTCACCGCCACCCACATGCTCGGCGTAGATACCGAAGGGGGTGTCGGCGATGATCTCGTCGACGGTGGACGTCCCTGCCGCGAGGCAGGTGTTGGTCATCCGGGGCAGCGGCGGCTGCTGCACGGTGCCGCACCGCCCGTTCCCGCTGGGCTGCGTACCGAGTCTGGAGGCCGAGTCCTGGTCCGTCAGGTAGGCCCTGAGCCGGCCCTGCTCGATGACCGTCGTGGAGCGGGCCGCCGTCCCTTCGTCGTCGCAGCCGTAGGAGCCGACCGCGCCCGGTACGGTCGAGTCGTCCCGCACCTCGACCAGCGGAGAGGCGATCTGCTCCCCGAGCCGTCCGGCGTAGACGGACCCGCGTGCGACCTCGTCCCCCTCCAGCGGGTGGCAGCACGCCTCGTGCAGGAGCACCATCCCCCGGCCGCCTGCCACGACCACGGGCATCCGGCCCACCGGGGCGGGCCGGGCGTCCAGGCCGGCGACGGCCCTGCGGGCGACCTCCGCGCCTGAGGCCGCCGCGTCGATCGCGTCGAGCCGCCCGCTGACGCCGGGGGTGTAGAAGCCGGTGGACACCCGGTCGCCGCGGCGTGCGACGACCCGCACGGACAGATAGCTGAGGAGTCGCTGTTCTGTGCGGAGCAGCAGTACGTCCTCTCCGCTCGCCAGGGCCATCTGCTGCTCGCTCAGCTCGAAGTCGATCACGACCTGGGCGATGCTCGGGTCGCAGGAGCGGGCGGCTTCCTCCAACTCGCGCAGGGAGGCCACGATCGCCCCGATCTCCAGCCAGGACGGAGGCGCGTCCGTGGTGGCGCGCGGGCGGTGGCCGCCGGCGTTCCCGAAGCCTTCGAGCCGTGCCGCCCCGGGGTTCAGGCCCGGCACGGCTCGGTGGATCAGACCGTGCTCGCCCAGGTAACGGGCGGAGGTCGCCTCTCCCTGCTGCAGGCTGAGATCGCTGACCGAGCCCTCGGCGAAGCGTCCGCTCACACGGTGCCAGGACTGGACGGCGCCGGAGGAGGGGCGCACACCCCGCGGAGCCCTTCGGCGCATCTCCGCGGCGAGTTCACCCGCCGTGGTCCGCACCGGACCACGGTCCTGAGCCGTGTACGTCACACTGCCTCCTCGATCGACGGGACCGTCCTGATGTGGAAGGCGAGGGCGGCGAGGGCGGCTCGTGCCGAGCCCACTGCCTCCTCGGCGCTCGCCCCGGCTGCGCGCGCGAAGGCGAGGCGTTCCTCGGACGACTCCAGTCCTGCGCAGACCGTGCCCGGCTCGGCCTGTACGACGACCTCCTCGACCCCGGCGGTGCGGCGCGCCTCGTCCACGCCCTCCACCGAGGTCAGCACCCCCGCGGCCGGCGCCGCCGCGAACCAGATCGCCGCGGCGGCAGGTGTCCGTCCGTCGGCCAACTCCTTGCGGAGGCCGGGGAGCACGCGTTCACCGGCGGCCTGTCTGGCTACGAGGTCCGCCAGGTCCACGCCGGTGGCGGACCGTACGAGCGCCGGTATCTCGTCGCCGCCCATGCGCAGGTGTGTCTCGATCACACGCGGGCCGGCCTCGGTGAGCACGATCTCGGTGTGCGTGGCTCCGAAGGCGATGTCGAGCGCGTCGAGCACGCGCGGGACGTAGCCGCGGACCTCGTCCTCCGTCTCCGGCGGGAGCGGCGCGGGTACCACGTGTCCGAGCTCGACGAAGCGGTCGGGGTCGGAGTACTTGCGGGTGATCGCCACGCACACGTGCTCGCCGTCCTCGGAGAATGCCTCGACGCTGAACTGCGGCCCCTCGTGGAAGCGTTCGGCGACGACTCCGGCGCCGGAGAGGCCGTAGAAGTCTCCGCCCGCCCTCGTGAGAGCGGCGGCGAGCTCGTGTTCCTCCGCCGAACGCAGCACGGCGACACCGACGCTGGCAGAGCCGTGCGTCGGCTTCACCACGCACGGCACGCCGTGCGTGGTGACGAAGACGCGCAGCGCCTCCAGGTCTGTCACCTTGGCCGAGGGCGTGGGATCCGTGCCGGTCTCCCGCAGCCGCGCCCGCATGGCTGCCTTGTCGTGGACGAGCGCCACGGTGCGCGGGCTGTGCGTGTGCAGTCCGAGGGCACGGCCGATCTCGGCGCACCGGTCCTGGTCGCGCTCGCCGAACGTGGCGATGCGGGTGAAGGGGTCCACGGCGTGTACGGCGGCGGCGATGGCCACCCATTCCCTGTCGGGGGCATCGTGGCGGACTGCGAGGACACGGCTGTGCGCATCGCGTTCCCGCAGGCGGGAGAGGTAGTCCAGGCGGCAGATCACCGTCGTGCGGTTTCCGGGTGCCGCGGCGCGCACGCGTCCTGGCAGGTCCCGTCCACTGCCGACGACAAGAACGTGCTCGCTCATATCGCCCTCCCGGCCTCGCACCGGCCGTCCCGCGGAGCGTCCTGGCGGGGGCGTACGGCGAAGCGGATACGGGCGGCCGTCGTGTCGAGCAGTGCTGTGGTCTCGGCGCTGTCCCGCCCGGTCACCACGACGTATCCGGCGCGCTCGTGGGAGTTCGAGACGATACCCGTCTCCTTGCCCGGCGCAGTGGCGACGTGGACCTTCACCACCTCCTCCGGCTCTGCCGCCTCCTGTGTGCCCGTCACCGAGAGAACCGTTCCCGGCGGGCAGTTGAGGAATCGGATGGCCGCGTGCCTGTGTGGCTCGCGGTGGGGCACGTCCGTGGAACCGGACAGAACGGTGAGGAGGTCGGCGACGAGTGAACCTCCGTGCGCGAGGTCGATGAGTTCGTGAATGCAGTCCCCCGGCACGCGGCCCGCGCACTCGACGAGGACGGGCTTCGCGCCATCCCGCAGAATCCACTCGGCATGCAGGACCCCTGTCCGAAAGCCGGTGGCTGCCACCAGCCGATCCATGGCCGAGGCGACCCGCTCGGGCACTCCGGGCGGCAGGTCCGCCGGAACCCGATGGCCCATCTCGACGGGGTGCCGACCCGGGCGTACGTCCTTGGCGGTCACGTTGCGGAACAGCACCCGGCCTTCGTGGACCACGCACTCGACGCTGATCTCGGGACCGTCGACGCGTTCCTCCACGAGGAAAGACGCCGGTAGCGGTCGTCTGGCTCGCAGCCGGGGCTCGTCCGCCTCGACCGTGTGCCGCCAGGCCTCGTCGAGGTCATCGGTGGGGTCGAGGAGCTGCACGCCCAGACTGCCCTGTCGGTTGGCGGGTTTGAGGACACACCCCCGGACCTCCTGGTCCCGAAAGGAGCGCACGTCTGCTGCGCAGGTCGCCCTTCGCCACCGCGGCTGCGGCACTCCGGACCGCTCGCAGACCTCCCGCAGCAGGGCCTTGTCCCGCAGGACGCGAGCGGCCGCCGGCCCGGCACCCGGCAGCCCCCAATGGTCGGCGAGGGCCGCGGCCGCGGAGACCCCGTACTCGACACCGGGCAGGACGGCGCGGACGTTCCGCGGTCGTGGCACCGCCGCCAGTACGGCGGACAGATCGTCCTCCTCATGGATGGGTGCCGTGAGGATGCCGGCCACACAGGGGTGGGCGGTGGCCCGTCGGTCGAGGTCGCGGGCCGCGACGACGTCCGGCTCCTCGACGACGAGGAGCGAGCGGGGTGGCAGGCAACGGTCAAGGTCGGGGAGCAGCGCCGCGCCGAACCCGGCCATGACATGGGTGACGGTCTCCGGGGCCCCGTCGTGGCAGTGGCTCATCAGGTGTGCGCCTGCACGGCCGCGGGCTCGGTTCGCACCCGGATGCCCTCCGCGGCGGCCCGGGCGCGGGCCACCGCGGAGTCGGGGTCGGCGCCGGTGGCGATGACGTAGCCGACCCTGTCCGCGCTGGAGCGAACCGGTCGGACCACACCCCCTGGTTCGGCGGTGACGACCACCTCTTGCACCCCTTCGGCCTTCTCGGCCTGCTCTGTTCCCTCGACATCCACGACGCGGCCGGGCTCGGCCCGTACGAACCAGATCGCGGCGGCTCTGGCCGGGACGGGGGGCTCGGGCAGCGGGTCGATGTCCAGGGGCAGCGTGAAGCCGAGGCGTTCCAGATCCGTTCCGTGGGACAGCCGTACCAGTTCGTAGATGCGGTCCCCGCCCATGCGGTTGTGGGACTCGATGCTCACCGGCCCGGTGTCGGTGAGCATCACCTCGGTGTGAGCACAGCCCTCGACCAGCCCGGCCGCGTCCAACAGGCCCAGGACGAGCTTCTCGACGGAGGGCCGGTGCTCAGCACCGACACGGGCCGGCACGACATGACCGCACTCCACGAAGTTCTCGTCGATGAACTTCTCCGTGAGGGCGAGAACACGGTGGCGTCCGTGCTGGGACACGGTCTCGACGCTGATCTCCTTGCCGGCGAGGAACCGTTCGGCCAGCAAGGGCGGTTGCTCCTCCGGGCGGCCGTCGAAGGCCCGCTCCACGTCCTCGTGGGACTCGATGCGCCGTACGTTCTCGCTGCCGGTGCCGTCGCGGGGTTTGAGGACGACCGGGTAGCCGTGGCTCTCGCAGAAGTCCCGCAGTTCGCCGGCGTTGTCGACGAGGGCGCAGGGGTGCGTCTCCACTCCGGCCTCGGCGAGCCGTGCGCGCAGCGCGTGTTTGTCCCGGAGCAGGGCGGAGACGGAAGCAGGATTACCGGGCAGCCCCAGGTGCTCGGTGAGGAGCCCCGCGGGCTCGAGGCCGGGGTCGGTGAAGGAGGCGACGAGCGCGAGCGGAGCCGCCTGGTGCAGACCCGCCACGACGGGGAGGAGCAGGTCGGGGCGCGTGTAGTCGAGCAGGAGGGCCTCGTGCGAGGCGGCGCGATGACGGTCCGAGAAGAGCCCGGTGTGCTGGGCATAGACGACCTCGAAGCCGGCGTCCACGGCGGCCTTGAGCTTTCCCGCCCGCCCGGCGATCACCAGTACCCGCGGTGTGGGACTGTCCTGCTTCATCAACGGACTCCTGTCGTGCGGACGGTCTCGAACGTGACCGTGCGGGCTTCCTCGTCGTACAGCACCCAGTGCGCCTCACGGTCCCCCGCGGCACCCGCGTTCACCAGGCACACACCCGACCGGGGCAGCTGGTAGACACGGCCGGTCTCGGGTTCCAGGCGGAGCGGGGTGTGCTGCCCAGTCGCTTCCAGGCCGGTGGTGAGCCGCCGACGGTGGCTGTGGCCGTGGATGAGGACCGGCCGGTCCGGCAGGGCGTCGAGTACGGGGTGACTCAGATCCTCGCCCTCGCGGAACCAGTTGAAGCGGTGGCCGTGGACGAACCGGGTTGTGGGCGTGGCCCGTTCCGGGGGTGCGGCCAGCAGCGCTTCCAGTGCGTCCGGGACGTCTCGGTCGCGCAGGACGGTGGTGATGCGCTCCTCCTGGTTTCCGCGCACGAGAACGCACGAGGAGAGGGCTTCCCAAAGGGGCGCATCGGGGTCCACGGCGTCCGGGAGCGACCAACAAAGGTCACGGTGCAGGTCCTTCTTGGACACCTTCGCCTCGAGGTAGTCGCCCGTGAGGACCACGGTGTCGACGCGGCCGGCGGCCTTCTCCTGTATCGCCAGCAGGTTTTCGTAGTTCCCGTGCAGATCGGATATGACGGCGAAACGCGCCACCCCAGCCCCCTTGCGGCAATCCCCGTTCTCAGCAGCGCCCCTCGCCGGGCGAGCGGCACGCGGTGAGTGGGCGCTCCACCTACCCGAACTCGCATGCTCCTGAGGGATCCTCACCCAGAAGACATATGGAATCCACGCTTCGAGGGTGGCGCATTGCGTCGTGGCGCAGAGACGACAGGAGGAAAGCGGACCGAGGGGTTTGCCTCAGGGCATAAGCCGCGAACGCGGATCCGCAGCCTGGCCGCTCACGGTCTGGGCCGCTCTGCCGTCGGGTCGGCGAAGACACCTTCTCCGCGTGGGCGCCGTGTCGCAGCTGCCGGCTTCGACGATGCGGTTCCGCTCTCACCGACACCCGTTTCCGACCCGCGATCACCCTCGCGACCAGCTCGAAGAGCCCTACCGGGTGCGCCCGAGCGCCCGGTCCGGCCGCCCTCCCGTGCCGGATCGCGTCTCACGCTGCGGTTGCCTTGTTGACACCCTCGCAGACGGCCTTCTACGTTTTCACGGCAGTTCACGCAGCGTTCATGACTCATGACGGAATCGGTCTCCCGGTGCCCCTGTCGACGATGACCGGGGGATGGTGCCAGCGAGCCTCGGCCCGGAAGAACGAACTCCCTGGAGGAGCGAAGTGATCGACACCCGCGATGTCGACATGCCCTCGGTCCGACCATCGGCGAAGGCGAACACGGAGCCACCGGCATGACGCCGGACGGCAAGCGGGTCGGCCACATCCACGGCAGGAGGTAGGGATCACTCGGATCGCGGGAGTTGTCCTGCGCGGCGGCCACCACGCCGGTCCGGGGACGGCCGGCAAGGGTGACGGCGAGGGCGACGATCCTGTTCCTTCCCTCTCTGTCCCAACAGGCCGGTCCGGTCTTGCGGGACGGTCTAGTTCGGCCAGTCCGGCCGCGCATCGCGTCCCAGGAGGTAGCCCGCATGGAGCCGGTTGGTCGCCCCCAGCTGCGCCATGATCTCGGCGATGTGGCGCTGCACGCTGCGCAGCGACATTCCCAGTCGACGCGCGATCACCCTGTCGTCCTCACCCAGCACAAGGAAACGGATGATCGCCTCCTTGATCTCGTCGGAGATCACACGAACCCGTTCCCTTTGGTATGAATCCGGAAACGGGTTCGCCGCTATCCAGGCCCAGTTGAAACATCTGGTCATGAATTCAACAACTCCGGGGGAGCGCACCAGCAGCGCGCCACGCAGATCCTCCGGAGCGTCGATGAGTGCAATTTTTCGGTCAATGATGATCAGCCGTGGGAACCCGTCGGCAAGTGTGCGGACTTCCGCCCCCAGGCCGGTAACCCATTGAACGTAGGACAATGTCTCCGCACTGAATTGCGCAGTGTGCTGATAAAGCGTCCTCATCCGGACTCCACGCGAAAGCATCAACTCCGTCCGTTCGAAGGATTCCTCCAGCTGGTCGTTCGGCCGCGCCCCGCCCGGCTGCGAGGTGAGCACCTCGGTCTGGCAGGTCTCGCACAGCTCCGTGATGAGGTCGCGGACCTGCTGGAGGTCGGAAATCGGCTCCACACGTTGATCCTGCATGCGATCGAAGAGGGCGTCGGAGTACACGGAGGAGAGATCCATGAGCTCCCGTCGCACCTGGTTGACCTGCATCAACGCCTGAGTGATCTGCCGTTCGGCCCCTCCCAGGAGAAGTGCCTGGGAGAGGTCGGGCGGCAACGCCGCGTACCGGGTCGGCGCGTCTGCGACCCGGGCGAGAAGACGAAGCCCGAGAAGTCGCTCCACGGCGCGATCCAGGTCCTCCTCGGTTACCGAGGAGAGCTCACCCTGTTCCCGTAATTCACATGTCGAGACGGGCGACCGCTTCGCCACGCTTTCATAGAGGGCCACTGCAATTGCATCCAACTCGTATCGCCCCACAACTTCGGCGATGTCTGGTATGTGCATTTTATTCACCCCTCGTCTCTCCGCCAGTCGCGCCCATGATACCCACTTGTCGTTTGTACTGACTTAATATCGGGAAGATCCGTCAGCGCATGCGAAGTTCGCCACATGGGCGAATCATCATAAAGACGCCGCAGAGACATCGGCCAGAAATTCAGAATCAAAAAATAGGGGGAAAAGTGAGCTTTGTGAATGGGTGTGAGGGCGAATCGGACGTCGGCTGGGGAGGCTGACCCGGTCGCCGCCCTCCCCGGTCACGACAAGGCCCGAACACTCCGACGGCAAGGAAGTGGCATGTACCGTTTCAGCGAAACCGGCCGATGTTGGCGCCTGGTGGTCATCGGCGGGGGATCCGCCGCCGCCATACAGGTACGCCAGGGGGACGTACCTCCCCAGGACACTCTGGTCATCGCTGACCGTCTGGGCACGGGAATGGAGTTCCTCGAAGACTTCACCCTGCAGTCCTACGCGGACGAGCTCAGGCTCTCCCGACACCAGGAAACTTCTCGGCTTGGCGTGACCGGGCAACTCCGGCCCAGCGCGGCCCAGTTCGACGCCTACGTCCGCGAGAGCCTGCTCGGCTCCGGCGCCACGCTGAAGAGCGCACGGGTCCTGGAGGTCGAAGGCGAGGCGGGCATGTTCCTCCTCCACGTGCTCAACGGCGACGGCCGCATGTCCTACGAACGTGCCGAGGCAGTCGTCCTGGCGACGGGAAGCACCCCCCGCACCCCACCCCCCGGCTGGGCGGAGGCCGGGGCCGTTTCCCACGACGTGGTCCACCGTGAACACGCCCGGCATCGGACGAGCCGGTGGGCGGGCAGAACCGTCCTCGTGGTGGGCTCCGGGAACTCCGCCATGCAGGTCGCGTCGCTGGTTGCCTCGGAGGCCGCCGAGGTGGTGGTTCTCGGCAACCGCTACGTCGGCATGTTCCCCACGGAGAATCCCGACAAGTACGGCTGGCGCGCCCCCTCCCAGCTCGCCTGCGAGCTGGTCGCCAAATCCGCCCTGGAGTGCGGCCGGCCGGGATGGCACACCACGTGTGTGCGCCACTTGGTCTACGAACGTCTTGACGTGCGTGACGGCGAGATCACATGGACGTACAAGGCCGAGGACAACCGGAACCCCCTGGGCTCCCGGTCCCTCAGCGGCCGGTGCCGGCACGCCCGGGGACGCCTCATCGGTGAGGGTGGCTCGGCCTGGGAGGAGAGCCGCCGGGCCGAGGAGACCGCGGTGGTCTGGGCGACGGGCAGCGAGCCCGTGCTCCCCGGCGGGTCGCTGATCGAGTCACTGGCCCGGCAGGCGGACGGCTCGCTCCTGACCGACGAGGCCGGCCGCACCTCCGTGGACGGCGTGCACGCTCTCGGCGCCTGCGCCGGTCAGCGTGCCGTCAACGAAACCACCCCGGCGCTGGTCCGCGGACGCCTGCCCCTTCCGAAGCTCCTGGCGGGCAGGGGCGTTCCGGTGGAATCCGAGGTGCCCGCATGACGGGAACGGACCGCCCCTACCGGATCATCGCGGTGGAGGGGATCGACGGATCGGGGAAGTCCACCCTGGCCGCCCGCCTGGTGGGTCTCCTCGGACCCAAGGCCCGGTACGAGCGGCTCTCGCCCCGCATGGCGAGCGTCTTCCGCGAACTGGTCGACGAGCCCTCGCAGCATCAGCACCGCTACCAGGACGTCGTCCCCGACGCGCTGCGCCGCAGCGCCTTCCTGGTCGACGCGCAGGCACAGTTCCACTACCTGGAAGCGGAGTACGCGGCGTACGACTGGCTCATCTTCGACCGGTGGCTCACCACGTACGACGTCTATGCCCCGGGCCGCAGTGTGTACGACGACTACTACCGGCTCCTCATGGACGACCTGCCGCGGCCGGACCTCCTCCTCCATGTCCGCACCCCACCGCGGACCGCGTTCGCACGCATCACCCAACGGGGGGACTGGACCGTCGACCACTGGAGCGCCGACCGACTGATGGCCGACCTGGAGAGGCTCGACGCCTCGTACACAGCGCGTCTCGCCGACGTCCCGCACACGGTCGTGGACGGCACGCCGCCCGCCGAGAAGGTCGCCGACCACGTCCTCGGCCTGATCCACGCTCTCGACCGTCG includes:
- a CDS encoding ATP-grasp domain-containing protein — its product is MSHCHDGAPETVTHVMAGFGAALLPDLDRCLPPRSLLVVEEPDVVAARDLDRRATAHPCVAGILTAPIHEEDDLSAVLAAVPRPRNVRAVLPGVEYGVSAAAALADHWGLPGAGPAAARVLRDKALLREVCERSGVPQPRWRRATCAADVRSFRDQEVRGCVLKPANRQGSLGVQLLDPTDDLDEAWRHTVEADEPRLRARRPLPASFLVEERVDGPEISVECVVHEGRVLFRNVTAKDVRPGRHPVEMGHRVPADLPPGVPERVASAMDRLVAATGFRTGVLHAEWILRDGAKPVLVECAGRVPGDCIHELIDLAHGGSLVADLLTVLSGSTDVPHREPHRHAAIRFLNCPPGTVLSVTGTQEAAEPEEVVKVHVATAPGKETGIVSNSHERAGYVVVTGRDSAETTALLDTTAARIRFAVRPRQDAPRDGRCEAGRAI
- a CDS encoding deoxynucleoside kinase: MTGTDRPYRIIAVEGIDGSGKSTLAARLVGLLGPKARYERLSPRMASVFRELVDEPSQHQHRYQDVVPDALRRSAFLVDAQAQFHYLEAEYAAYDWLIFDRWLTTYDVYAPGRSVYDDYYRLLMDDLPRPDLLLHVRTPPRTAFARITQRGDWTVDHWSADRLMADLERLDASYTARLADVPHTVVDGTPPAEKVADHVLGLIHALDRRGDKEAAV
- a CDS encoding FAD-dependent oxidoreductase — protein: MYRFSETGRCWRLVVIGGGSAAAIQVRQGDVPPQDTLVIADRLGTGMEFLEDFTLQSYADELRLSRHQETSRLGVTGQLRPSAAQFDAYVRESLLGSGATLKSARVLEVEGEAGMFLLHVLNGDGRMSYERAEAVVLATGSTPRTPPPGWAEAGAVSHDVVHREHARHRTSRWAGRTVLVVGSGNSAMQVASLVASEAAEVVVLGNRYVGMFPTENPDKYGWRAPSQLACELVAKSALECGRPGWHTTCVRHLVYERLDVRDGEITWTYKAEDNRNPLGSRSLSGRCRHARGRLIGEGGSAWEESRRAEETAVVWATGSEPVLPGGSLIESLARQADGSLLTDEAGRTSVDGVHALGACAGQRAVNETTPALVRGRLPLPKLLAGRGVPVESEVPA
- a CDS encoding ATP-grasp domain-containing protein; amino-acid sequence: MSEHVLVVGSGRDLPGRVRAAAPGNRTTVICRLDYLSRLRERDAHSRVLAVRHDAPDREWVAIAAAVHAVDPFTRIATFGERDQDRCAEIGRALGLHTHSPRTVALVHDKAAMRARLRETGTDPTPSAKVTDLEALRVFVTTHGVPCVVKPTHGSASVGVAVLRSAEEHELAAALTRAGGDFYGLSGAGVVAERFHEGPQFSVEAFSEDGEHVCVAITRKYSDPDRFVELGHVVPAPLPPETEDEVRGYVPRVLDALDIAFGATHTEIVLTEAGPRVIETHLRMGGDEIPALVRSATGVDLADLVARQAAGERVLPGLRKELADGRTPAAAAIWFAAAPAAGVLTSVEGVDEARRTAGVEEVVVQAEPGTVCAGLESSEERLAFARAAGASAEEAVGSARAALAALAFHIRTVPSIEEAV
- a CDS encoding metallophosphoesterase, which codes for MARFAVISDLHGNYENLLAIQEKAAGRVDTVVLTGDYLEAKVSKKDLHRDLCWSLPDAVDPDAPLWEALSSCVLVRGNQEERITTVLRDRDVPDALEALLAAPPERATPTTRFVHGHRFNWFREGEDLSHPVLDALPDRPVLIHGHSHRRRLTTGLEATGQHTPLRLEPETGRVYQLPRSGVCLVNAGAAGDREAHWVLYDEEARTVTFETVRTTGVR
- a CDS encoding ATP-grasp domain-containing protein: MKQDSPTPRVLVIAGRAGKLKAAVDAGFEVVYAQHTGLFSDRHRAASHEALLLDYTRPDLLLPVVAGLHQAAPLALVASFTDPGLEPAGLLTEHLGLPGNPASVSALLRDKHALRARLAEAGVETHPCALVDNAGELRDFCESHGYPVVLKPRDGTGSENVRRIESHEDVERAFDGRPEEQPPLLAERFLAGKEISVETVSQHGRHRVLALTEKFIDENFVECGHVVPARVGAEHRPSVEKLVLGLLDAAGLVEGCAHTEVMLTDTGPVSIESHNRMGGDRIYELVRLSHGTDLERLGFTLPLDIDPLPEPPVPARAAAIWFVRAEPGRVVDVEGTEQAEKAEGVQEVVVTAEPGGVVRPVRSSADRVGYVIATGADPDSAVARARAAAEGIRVRTEPAAVQAHT
- a CDS encoding TldD/PmbA family protein; translation: MTYTAQDRGPVRTTAGELAAEMRRRAPRGVRPSSGAVQSWHRVSGRFAEGSVSDLSLQQGEATSARYLGEHGLIHRAVPGLNPGAARLEGFGNAGGHRPRATTDAPPSWLEIGAIVASLRELEEAARSCDPSIAQVVIDFELSEQQMALASGEDVLLLRTEQRLLSYLSVRVVARRGDRVSTGFYTPGVSGRLDAIDAAASGAEVARRAVAGLDARPAPVGRMPVVVAGGRGMVLLHEACCHPLEGDEVARGSVYAGRLGEQIASPLVEVRDDSTVPGAVGSYGCDDEGTAARSTTVIEQGRLRAYLTDQDSASRLGTQPSGNGRCGTVQQPPLPRMTNTCLAAGTSTVDEIIADTPFGIYAEHVGGGEVVEATGEFTFRVTNGWLIENGRITDPVRETTIAGLGTDVLRGIDAVADDVTVGAAKCGKFGQWVPVGVIGPTVRVGSLLVGGTE
- a CDS encoding LuxR C-terminal-related transcriptional regulator gives rise to the protein MHIPDIAEVVGRYELDAIAVALYESVAKRSPVSTCELREQGELSSVTEEDLDRAVERLLGLRLLARVADAPTRYAALPPDLSQALLLGGAERQITQALMQVNQVRRELMDLSSVYSDALFDRMQDQRVEPISDLQQVRDLITELCETCQTEVLTSQPGGARPNDQLEESFERTELMLSRGVRMRTLYQHTAQFSAETLSYVQWVTGLGAEVRTLADGFPRLIIIDRKIALIDAPEDLRGALLVRSPGVVEFMTRCFNWAWIAANPFPDSYQRERVRVISDEIKEAIIRFLVLGEDDRVIARRLGMSLRSVQRHIAEIMAQLGATNRLHAGYLLGRDARPDWPN